One segment of Mycobacterium spongiae DNA contains the following:
- a CDS encoding acyl-[acyl-carrier-protein] thioesterase, producing MSLDKELMPVPDGHPDVFDREWPLRVGDIERTGRLRLDAAARHIQDIGQDQLREMGFEETHPLWIVRRTMVDLVRPIEFQDMLRCRRWCSGTSNRWCEMRVRIDGRKSGLIESEAFWIHVNKETEMPARIADDFLAGLHKTTAVDRLRWKSYVKPGTREDATEIHEFPVRVTDIDLFDHMNNSVYWSVIEDYLWSHPELLRGPLRVTIEHEAPVALGDKLEIIAHVHPAGSTDQFGPGLTDRAVTTLTYAVGDETKAVAALFAL from the coding sequence GTGAGCCTGGACAAAGAATTGATGCCCGTGCCCGACGGTCACCCCGATGTGTTCGATCGCGAATGGCCACTGCGCGTCGGCGATATCGAGCGCACGGGCCGCCTGCGGTTGGACGCTGCTGCCCGGCATATTCAAGACATCGGCCAGGACCAGCTGCGCGAAATGGGCTTCGAGGAAACCCACCCGCTGTGGATCGTGCGCCGCACCATGGTCGATCTGGTCCGACCCATCGAATTCCAGGACATGCTGAGATGCCGGCGCTGGTGCTCGGGTACTTCGAATCGCTGGTGTGAGATGCGGGTCCGGATCGATGGACGCAAGAGCGGGCTGATCGAGTCCGAGGCGTTCTGGATCCATGTCAATAAGGAAACGGAGATGCCGGCGCGCATCGCCGACGACTTCCTGGCGGGTCTGCACAAGACCACCGCCGTTGATCGGCTTCGGTGGAAGAGCTATGTGAAGCCCGGGACCCGCGAGGACGCCACGGAAATCCACGAGTTCCCGGTCCGGGTCACCGATATTGACCTCTTCGACCACATGAACAACTCGGTGTACTGGAGTGTGATCGAGGACTACTTGTGGTCCCACCCGGAGTTGCTGCGCGGGCCGCTGCGCGTCACGATCGAACACGAGGCGCCGGTTGCGCTAGGCGACAAGCTGGAGATCATTGCGCACGTTCACCCGGCGGGCTCGACCGACCAGTTCGGTCCCGGCCTGACCGATCGCGCTGTTACAACGCTCACATACGCCGTCGGCGACGAGACGAAGGCCGTCGCCGCGCTGTTCGCTCTGTAG
- a CDS encoding cyclopropane mycolic acid synthase family methyltransferase, whose protein sequence is MTDLRPFYEESQSIYDVSDEFFALFLDPTMAYTCAYFERDDMTLEEASNAKFDLALGKLNLEPGMTLLDIGCGWGGGLQRAIEKYDVNVIGITLSRNQFEYSKAKLAKIPTERSVEVRLQGWEEFEDKVDRIVTIGAFEAFKMERYSAFFERSYNILPDDGRMLLHTILTYTQKQMHEMGVKVTMSDIRFMRFIGTEIFPGGQLPAQEDIFKFAQAAGFSVERVQLLQKHYERTLNIWAANLKANKDRAIAMQSEAIYDKYMHYLTGCENFFRKGISNIGQFTLTK, encoded by the coding sequence ATGACTGACTTGAGGCCTTTTTACGAAGAGTCGCAATCCATCTATGACGTTTCCGATGAGTTTTTTGCGCTATTTCTTGACCCCACGATGGCCTACACCTGCGCGTACTTCGAACGCGATGACATGACTTTGGAAGAGGCGTCTAACGCGAAGTTCGATCTCGCCTTGGGCAAACTGAATCTAGAGCCCGGGATGACGCTCCTCGATATCGGGTGCGGCTGGGGTGGCGGGCTGCAGCGAGCGATAGAGAAGTACGACGTCAACGTCATTGGTATTACCCTCAGTCGCAATCAGTTCGAGTACAGCAAGGCCAAACTCGCGAAGATCCCGACCGAGCGCTCCGTGGAGGTGCGATTGCAAGGTTGGGAGGAATTCGAGGACAAGGTCGACCGGATCGTCACCATCGGTGCTTTCGAGGCGTTCAAGATGGAGCGCTATTCGGCCTTCTTCGAGCGATCCTATAACATCCTTCCCGACGATGGCCGGATGTTGTTGCACACGATTCTCACCTATACCCAGAAACAAATGCATGAAATGGGTGTCAAGGTGACGATGAGCGATATCCGATTCATGCGATTCATCGGTACCGAAATTTTCCCGGGTGGACAGTTGCCGGCGCAGGAAGACATTTTCAAGTTCGCACAGGCGGCCGGTTTTTCCGTCGAAAGAGTCCAATTGTTGCAAAAGCACTACGAGCGGACGCTGAATATCTGGGCGGCAAACCTGAAAGCGAACAAAGACCGAGCCATCGCCATGCAGTCTGAAGCCATATACGACAAGTACATGCACTATCTGAC
- a CDS encoding 3-hydroxybutyryl-CoA dehydrogenase, protein MSDAAIQRVGVVGAGQMGSGIAEVCARAGVDVAVFEGTEALITAGRNRIVKSLERGVSAGKVTERERDRALATLSFTTDLSDFADRQLVIEAIVEDEAVKARVFSELDQVVTDPDAVLASNTSSIPIMKIAAATKHPQRVLGLHFFNPVPVLPLVELVCTLATDEAAATRTEEFASAILGKQVVRCSDRSGFVVNALLVPYLLSAIRMVEAGFATIEDVDKAVVAGLSHPMGPLRLSDLVGLDTLKLIADKMFEEFKEPQYGPPPLLLRMVEAGRLGKKSGRGFYTY, encoded by the coding sequence GTGAGCGATGCGGCGATTCAGCGGGTCGGGGTTGTCGGGGCTGGGCAGATGGGGTCGGGCATTGCCGAGGTCTGCGCGCGTGCCGGCGTCGACGTGGCGGTTTTCGAAGGCACCGAGGCGCTGATCACCGCCGGACGCAACCGCATTGTGAAGTCTCTTGAGCGCGGCGTCAGCGCGGGCAAAGTGACTGAACGCGAGCGCGACCGTGCGCTCGCCACGTTGTCGTTCACGACTGACCTGAGCGATTTTGCTGACCGGCAGCTTGTGATCGAAGCCATTGTGGAGGACGAGGCCGTCAAGGCCCGAGTCTTCTCCGAACTGGACCAAGTGGTCACCGATCCCGACGCGGTGCTCGCGTCGAACACCTCCAGCATCCCCATCATGAAAATCGCTGCGGCGACCAAGCATCCGCAGCGTGTGCTGGGCTTGCACTTCTTCAATCCGGTCCCGGTGCTGCCGCTGGTTGAGTTGGTCTGCACCCTGGCCACCGACGAGGCTGCCGCCACCCGCACCGAAGAGTTTGCCAGCGCGATCCTAGGCAAACAGGTCGTTCGATGTTCGGATCGGTCCGGCTTCGTGGTGAACGCGCTACTGGTGCCGTACTTGCTGTCGGCGATCCGGATGGTCGAGGCGGGATTTGCCACCATCGAAGATGTCGACAAGGCAGTCGTCGCGGGGCTGTCGCATCCTATGGGACCCCTGCGGCTTTCCGACCTTGTTGGCCTGGATACGCTCAAGTTGATTGCGGACAAGATGTTTGAGGAATTCAAGGAGCCGCAGTACGGGCCGCCTCCGCTGTTGCTGCGGATGGTTGAGGCGGGCCGGTTGGGCAAAAAATCGGGTCGAGGTTTCTACACGTACTGA
- the aceA gene encoding isocitrate lyase, whose amino-acid sequence MSVVGTPKSAEQIQHDWDHNPRWRGITRTYTPQDVVALQGHVVEEHTLARRGAEVLWEQLHDLEFVNALGALTGNMAVQQVRAGLKAIYLSGWQVAGDANLSGHTYPDQSLYPANSVPQVVRRINNALLRADEIAKVEGDRSVGNWLVPIVADGEAGFGGALNVYELQKAMIAAGVAGSHWEDQLASEKKCGHLGGKVLIPTQQHIRTLTSARLAADVADVPTVVIARTDAEAATLITSDVDERDRRFIAGDRTKEGFYRVKNGLEPCIARAKAYAPFADLIWMETGTPDLELAKKFAESVKAEFPDQMLAYNCSPSFNWRKHLDDATIAKFQKELGAMGFKFQFITLAGFHALNYSMFDLAYGYARNQMSAYVELQEREFAAEERGYTATKHQREVGAGYFDRIATTVDPTSSTTALAGSTEEGQFH is encoded by the coding sequence ATGTCTGTCGTTGGCACCCCGAAAAGCGCTGAGCAGATCCAGCACGACTGGGACCACAACCCGCGCTGGCGGGGCATCACCCGCACGTACACTCCCCAGGATGTCGTGGCCCTTCAGGGGCACGTCGTCGAGGAGCACACCTTGGCACGCCGTGGCGCCGAAGTGCTGTGGGAGCAGTTGCACGACCTGGAGTTCGTCAACGCGCTGGGCGCGCTGACCGGCAACATGGCTGTCCAACAAGTGCGCGCCGGCCTCAAGGCGATCTACTTGTCTGGTTGGCAGGTGGCCGGCGACGCCAACCTGTCGGGCCACACCTACCCCGACCAAAGCCTGTACCCAGCCAATTCGGTGCCCCAGGTCGTCCGGCGTATCAACAACGCATTGCTGCGCGCCGATGAGATTGCCAAAGTCGAAGGCGACCGTTCAGTCGGCAACTGGTTGGTGCCGATCGTCGCCGACGGTGAGGCGGGCTTCGGTGGTGCGCTCAACGTCTACGAGCTGCAGAAAGCCATGATCGCCGCTGGTGTCGCCGGTTCGCACTGGGAGGACCAGCTGGCATCCGAGAAGAAGTGCGGCCACCTGGGTGGCAAGGTGCTCATCCCCACTCAGCAGCACATTCGCACCCTGACCTCGGCTCGATTGGCGGCTGACGTCGCAGACGTGCCGACCGTTGTCATCGCGCGTACTGATGCCGAGGCGGCCACGTTGATCACCTCCGATGTCGACGAGCGCGACCGCCGATTCATTGCCGGCGACCGCACCAAGGAAGGCTTCTACCGCGTGAAGAATGGCCTCGAGCCCTGCATCGCGCGCGCCAAGGCCTACGCGCCGTTTGCTGATCTGATCTGGATGGAGACCGGCACGCCGGACCTGGAGCTGGCGAAGAAGTTTGCTGAGAGCGTCAAGGCTGAGTTCCCGGACCAGATGCTGGCCTACAACTGCTCGCCATCGTTCAACTGGCGCAAGCACCTCGACGACGCCACCATCGCGAAGTTCCAGAAAGAGCTGGGTGCTATGGGGTTCAAGTTCCAGTTCATCACGCTGGCCGGTTTCCACGCCCTGAACTACTCGATGTTCGATCTGGCCTATGGTTACGCGCGCAACCAGATGAGCGCCTACGTCGAACTGCAGGAGCGTGAGTTTGCCGCCGAGGAGCGCGGCTACACGGCCACCAAGCACCAGCGCGAAGTTGGTGCGGGCTACTTCGACCGGATTGCCACCACGGTGGACCCGACGTCGTCGACGACGGCTTTGGCCGGCTCCACCGAAGAGGGCCAGTTCCACTGA
- the ramB gene encoding acetate metabolism transcriptional regulator RamB, whose product MSKTYVGARVRQLRSERGFSQAALAQMLEISPSYLNQIEHDVRPLTVAVLLRITEVFGVDATFFASQDDTRLIAELREVTMDRDLDVDIAPTEVAELVSVHPGLARAMVNLHRRYRITTAQLAAATEERFFDGSGTGSITMPHEEVRDYFYQRQNYLHELDTAAEDLTTKMRMHHGDLSRELTRRLTELHGVRIAKRIDLGDTVLHHYDPTTKTLEISSHLAWGQQVFKMAAELAYLEFGDLIDSMVTEGKFTSDESRTLARLGLANYFAAAAVLPYRQFHDVAENFRYDVERLSAFYSVSYETIAHRLSTLQRPSMRGVPFSFVRVDRAGNMSKRQSATGFHFSSSGGTCPLWNVYETFANPGKILVQIAQMPDGRNYLWVARTVERRAARYGQPGKTFAIGLGCELRHAHRLAYSEGLDLSGDPNIVATPIGAGCRVCERDNCPQRAFPALGRALDLDAHRSTVSPYLVKPA is encoded by the coding sequence GTGTCGAAGACGTATGTCGGCGCACGTGTGCGCCAGCTACGCAGCGAGCGCGGTTTCAGCCAGGCCGCGCTGGCTCAGATGCTCGAGATATCACCGAGCTACCTCAACCAGATCGAGCACGACGTTCGCCCGCTGACCGTGGCGGTCCTCCTGCGGATCACCGAGGTGTTCGGGGTCGACGCGACCTTTTTTGCCTCTCAGGACGACACGCGTCTGATCGCCGAGCTCCGCGAGGTGACCATGGACCGCGATCTGGACGTCGACATCGCCCCGACTGAAGTCGCCGAATTGGTCAGTGTTCATCCCGGCCTGGCTCGCGCGATGGTCAATCTGCATCGACGCTATCGGATCACCACCGCCCAGCTGGCCGCTGCCACCGAGGAGCGATTCTTTGATGGCAGCGGTACCGGATCAATCACCATGCCGCACGAAGAGGTGCGCGACTATTTCTACCAACGCCAGAACTATCTGCACGAGCTGGACACCGCCGCTGAAGACCTCACGACCAAAATGCGGATGCACCACGGCGACCTGTCCCGCGAATTGACCCGTCGACTCACCGAGTTGCATGGAGTACGCATCGCCAAGCGGATTGATCTCGGCGATACCGTGCTGCACCACTATGACCCGACTACGAAGACACTCGAGATCAGTAGCCACCTGGCATGGGGTCAGCAGGTGTTCAAGATGGCCGCCGAACTGGCATATCTCGAATTTGGCGACCTGATCGACAGCATGGTCACCGAAGGCAAGTTCACCAGCGACGAGTCGCGCACGCTGGCGCGGCTCGGCCTTGCCAACTACTTCGCCGCCGCCGCGGTGCTGCCCTACCGCCAGTTTCATGATGTTGCGGAGAACTTCCGCTACGACGTCGAGCGGTTGTCGGCGTTCTACTCGGTGAGCTACGAGACCATCGCACACCGCTTGTCGACACTGCAACGGCCGTCCATGCGTGGCGTACCGTTCTCCTTCGTCCGCGTCGACCGGGCTGGGAACATGTCAAAGCGCCAGTCGGCCACCGGCTTTCACTTCTCTTCCAGCGGCGGCACCTGCCCCCTGTGGAACGTCTACGAGACGTTTGCCAACCCGGGCAAAATCCTGGTGCAGATCGCCCAGATGCCGGACGGCCGCAACTACCTGTGGGTGGCCAGAACTGTCGAGCGCCGCGCCGCCCGGTATGGTCAGCCCGGTAAGACCTTCGCGATCGGGCTGGGCTGCGAACTCCGCCACGCTCACCGGCTCGCCTACTCGGAAGGACTCGACTTGTCGGGCGACCCGAATATTGTGGCTACACCAATCGGCGCGGGATGCCGCGTGTGCGAACGCGACAACTGTCCGCAGCGGGCATTCCCCGCCCTGGGGCGCGCATTGGACCTCGACGCGCACCGCAGCACCGTGTCCCCGTACCTGGTGAAGCCGGCATGA